In Bacillus sp. Marseille-Q1617, a genomic segment contains:
- a CDS encoding sucrose-6-phosphate hydrolase — protein MTTRDEELRQAAYDEMNKHKVIVERDPYRLHYHLMPPVGLLNDPNGFIQSGGVYHLYYQWMPFKTGHGAKFWGHYSSRDLVNWTHEEIALTPSEWYEKNGCYSGSAIEHDGKILAFYTGNVKGDEGNRETYQCLAVSEDGVHFDKKGPVVHLPDAFTAHFRDPKVWKQDGKYFMVVGAQTTDLKGAVAILKSENLTGWTYSGILTGGGKGKLADFGYMFECPDLFQLDGEDVLIFSPQGLEAEGMKYRNVYQAGYVKGSFDPENPAFEHGDFEELDRGFDFYAPQTTLDEHGRRILFGWMSVPDQNEQDHPTIDYKWLHTMTLPRELKLVGDKVWQIPVDELSDLRAEEAVEHAVTLVKESKALESVRGKALELQLDDICIEGGWMDLTISDGARLLYHPGDKVFTLERKSYVDGTIEKRQCTLNELNSMQIFIDTSSIEIFLNGGEETFTARFYPSPNLDRITFSASKKAEFRLKKWSLGK, from the coding sequence ATGACAACGAGAGATGAAGAGTTGAGGCAGGCAGCGTATGATGAAATGAACAAGCATAAGGTGATAGTTGAACGGGACCCATATCGTCTCCACTATCATTTGATGCCGCCGGTAGGGCTTTTAAACGATCCGAATGGTTTCATCCAATCGGGAGGTGTCTATCACCTTTATTATCAATGGATGCCGTTCAAGACAGGCCATGGAGCCAAGTTCTGGGGGCATTATTCCTCACGCGACCTGGTGAACTGGACCCATGAAGAAATCGCTCTGACACCCTCCGAATGGTATGAGAAGAACGGATGCTACTCGGGCAGTGCCATCGAGCATGATGGGAAAATCCTTGCATTCTACACGGGTAACGTAAAAGGTGACGAAGGAAACAGGGAGACCTATCAGTGCCTTGCCGTTTCAGAAGACGGTGTTCATTTTGATAAAAAAGGTCCTGTCGTCCATCTGCCAGACGCCTTCACCGCCCATTTCCGGGATCCGAAGGTGTGGAAGCAGGACGGGAAGTATTTCATGGTCGTAGGCGCACAAACAACTGATTTAAAAGGTGCTGTAGCCATTTTAAAATCTGAAAATCTTACCGGCTGGACCTATTCCGGCATCCTGACGGGAGGAGGAAAAGGGAAGCTTGCCGATTTCGGATATATGTTTGAATGCCCGGATCTATTCCAGCTTGACGGAGAGGACGTTCTCATTTTCTCCCCTCAGGGCCTGGAGGCAGAAGGCATGAAGTATCGGAATGTGTATCAGGCAGGGTATGTAAAAGGAAGCTTTGATCCTGAAAACCCAGCATTCGAGCATGGTGATTTCGAGGAGCTTGATCGCGGTTTTGATTTCTATGCACCGCAGACAACACTTGATGAACATGGTAGGCGAATCCTTTTCGGCTGGATGAGTGTGCCGGATCAGAACGAACAGGATCACCCGACGATTGACTATAAATGGCTTCATACAATGACGCTGCCGCGTGAACTGAAGCTGGTGGGAGATAAGGTCTGGCAGATTCCTGTCGACGAGCTTTCGGATCTGCGTGCGGAAGAGGCTGTCGAACATGCCGTGACGTTAGTAAAAGAAAGCAAAGCGCTGGAAAGTGTCCGGGGCAAAGCGCTGGAGTTGCAGCTTGATGACATTTGTATTGAAGGCGGATGGATGGACCTCACGATCAGTGACGGTGCGAGACTTTTATATCATCCAGGCGACAAGGTCTTCACACTTGAACGTAAAAGCTATGTTGACGGAACGATCGAAAAGCGTCAGTGCACATTGAACGAGTTAAATTCCATGCAGATTTTCATCGATACATCTTCAATCGAGATCTTCCTAAATGGCGGGGAAGAAACCTTTACCGCCCGTTTCTATCCATCTCCGAATCTGGATAGGATTACGTTCAGTGCTTCTAAAAAGGCAGAGTTTCGTTTGAAAAAATGGTCCCTTGGTAAATAG
- a CDS encoding aminoimidazole riboside kinase, whose translation MKQGIISLGEALIDFIPLDKDNATFQKSPGGAPANVAVGLSRLGTKSTFLGKVGEDVLGKFLKQTLIDFGVRTNQMHLMKDVRTGVVFVTNAEDGERSFDFYIDPSADRFLENKDIDEEDFTSHKILHFGSISMISSPAKEATHYAVMLAKQNGMIVSYDPNLRLGLWDSEETARETIKSMLSQADVLKISEEELEFITGEKDIEAGVRSLHDYEIPLIIVTLGAEGSYVFKGTSNEHVPAMKVKAVDTTGAGDAFVSGILYSLHQFEGDIDSLTLEEAVEMARFASVSGALAASTKGAMTALPTLEEVNSHLRKGE comes from the coding sequence ATGAAACAAGGAATCATCTCCCTTGGAGAAGCACTGATTGATTTTATTCCACTCGATAAAGACAACGCCACTTTTCAAAAAAGTCCCGGAGGTGCACCGGCAAATGTGGCCGTAGGTCTTTCCAGATTAGGGACGAAATCTACTTTTCTAGGAAAAGTGGGCGAGGACGTACTGGGGAAGTTCCTAAAGCAGACGTTAATTGACTTCGGTGTAAGGACGAACCAGATGCACTTGATGAAGGACGTACGTACGGGAGTCGTTTTCGTTACAAACGCGGAAGACGGCGAGCGCAGCTTCGACTTCTACATCGATCCGAGCGCCGATCGTTTTCTTGAGAATAAGGATATCGATGAAGAAGATTTCACGTCTCACAAGATCCTTCACTTCGGTTCGATTTCCATGATCAGCAGTCCTGCAAAGGAAGCGACTCACTATGCGGTCATGCTTGCAAAGCAAAATGGAATGATCGTTTCGTACGATCCCAATCTGCGTCTCGGGCTTTGGGATTCAGAGGAGACCGCACGCGAAACGATCAAGAGCATGCTTTCGCAGGCGGATGTGCTGAAGATTTCAGAAGAAGAGCTTGAATTCATTACAGGTGAAAAAGACATCGAAGCTGGTGTGAGAAGTCTTCATGATTACGAAATTCCTCTCATCATTGTCACGCTGGGGGCAGAAGGCAGCTATGTGTTCAAAGGAACGTCGAACGAACATGTTCCCGCGATGAAAGTGAAGGCGGTCGATACGACAGGGGCCGGGGATGCATTCGTTTCAGGAATCCTCTATTCACTTCATCAATTTGAAGGAGACATCGACTCCCTTACGCTTGAGGAAGCCGTGGAGATGGCCCGGTTTGCATCGGTTTCAGGCGCACTTGCAGCTTCCACAAAAGGAGCGATGACCGCACTTCCGACATTGGAAGAAGTGAACAGTCACCTCAGGAAGGGGGAGTAA
- a CDS encoding sucrose-specific PTS transporter subunit IIBC, which translates to MNHREVAEKLVPLLGGRNNVVSATHCATRLRLVIEDESQIDKGAIEELDGVKGAFSSSGQFQIIFGTGNVNKVFEHFGPLVGASVEDKSPTGESHSDAAKRKMNPFARFARTLSNIFVPIIPAIVAAGMLMGLLGLMKTYKWVDPESGLFVMLDMFSSAAFIILPILIGMSAAKEFGANGYLGAVIGGIMTHPALLNPWGLADAKPETLDFFGMGVEMLGYQGTVIPVLLTVYVMAKLEKGLRKVVPNTVDLLVTPFLTVIFTGFIALLVVGPLGRVLGNGITTVLDVVYNTAGPIAGMIFGGLYSTIVLTGVHHSFHAIEAELLANVGGNYLLPIWAMANVAQGGATLAVFFRTKNKKTKEIAVPAAVSAFLGITEPAIFGVNLKHRRPFIGAAIGGALGGAYVVFTQVMANGIGLTGIPMFAIAQDPINYGIGFVIAVAGAFIATLLLGWKEETK; encoded by the coding sequence TTTTGGGCGGAAGGAATAACGTCGTCAGTGCGACTCACTGCGCGACACGCTTGCGCCTTGTCATTGAAGATGAAAGTCAGATCGACAAGGGGGCCATCGAAGAACTTGATGGCGTAAAAGGAGCATTTTCAAGCTCTGGACAGTTCCAGATCATTTTTGGGACAGGGAACGTCAACAAAGTGTTTGAACATTTCGGTCCGCTTGTCGGGGCTTCAGTTGAAGACAAGTCCCCAACGGGAGAGTCTCACAGTGATGCAGCGAAGCGTAAAATGAACCCGTTCGCCCGCTTTGCACGGACATTATCCAATATTTTTGTACCGATCATCCCGGCGATCGTGGCAGCCGGTATGCTGATGGGGCTTCTTGGATTGATGAAAACATACAAGTGGGTGGATCCTGAAAGCGGCCTGTTTGTTATGCTTGATATGTTCTCTTCAGCCGCATTCATCATCCTGCCGATTTTGATCGGGATGAGTGCAGCCAAGGAATTTGGAGCAAATGGCTATCTGGGGGCAGTCATCGGGGGAATCATGACCCACCCTGCATTATTGAATCCTTGGGGGCTGGCGGATGCAAAACCTGAAACGCTTGATTTCTTCGGCATGGGTGTCGAAATGCTTGGTTATCAAGGGACTGTCATCCCTGTTCTATTGACTGTTTATGTGATGGCGAAGCTTGAAAAAGGCTTGCGCAAAGTAGTGCCGAACACAGTGGATTTATTGGTTACGCCTTTCTTAACCGTTATTTTCACAGGATTCATCGCGCTGTTGGTTGTCGGTCCATTGGGAAGGGTGCTTGGTAACGGCATCACAACCGTATTGGATGTTGTCTACAATACAGCGGGACCGATTGCGGGAATGATTTTCGGAGGACTCTACTCAACCATCGTCTTGACCGGCGTTCATCACAGCTTCCATGCGATTGAAGCGGAATTGCTCGCGAATGTCGGCGGTAACTATCTGCTTCCGATTTGGGCGATGGCAAACGTCGCGCAAGGCGGGGCGACACTTGCTGTCTTCTTCAGAACGAAAAATAAAAAGACGAAAGAAATCGCGGTCCCTGCAGCTGTTTCGGCATTCCTCGGAATCACGGAGCCTGCGATCTTCGGGGTGAACCTGAAGCACCGCCGTCCATTCATCGGCGCCGCCATCGGGGGAGCTCTTGGCGGAGCCTACGTCGTATTCACGCAAGTAATGGCAAACGGAATCGGACTGACGGGTATTCCGATGTTTGCTATCGCTCAGGATCCGATCAACTATGGAATCGGATTTGTGATTGCCGTAGCAGGTGCTTTCATTGCGACACTTCTGTTAGGATGGAAGGAAGAAACGAAATAG